The genome window TTCCACTCCTGGTCTAAGTCCCCTGATCAGAAGATCACATCACTCCTCTCAGTGTTCCATTCGGATCTCTGCGTTCTTGTCCAGGTCCCTCTCGTTCTGAGGCTCTCTCCACTTCGGGACTCTCCACAACTCTCTGCTCGCTCCACCCTCTCTACTCTACTCATCGGGCCTGTCTGTCCTGGTCCCTTTTCCCATCTACCTCTTCATCATAAAGCATTGTGTCGACTCGAGATCAATCCTCCCCCTCTCAAGTCAACAATTCGCGACGGTGCGCTTACATCTAGGACCCCCTCCCCTGCTGCGCCGCCCACCAGCTTTCCCCATTGAAAGCTCCCGCGCCACCCTGGTACCCGCAGAGGAACGGCAGTATTAGTTGGAGGTTCATACCGCCCGCGACTCTCTCCAGCACCACTTAGAACCTGGTCTCGTGTGGTAACCGCATCTCGACACAACCTGAACACTCGGCGCATTACATCGCAAAACCCAACAGAAGTAGCAGCCACGACAAGCAGCAAACGGTTCGCGACACAACACGGCACATTGCAACGCTGCTCCGCGACACGCGACATACTTCCTCCTGCCAAGCTTTCCCTCTGCTTGCCTTTCTTTGCCAATATCATCACTTTCTGCAGCGCGCCGCTGTCCTCCCCCGCCTTCCGACTGCAGTTCGCATACTCTCTCCGTCCTCCTCATTCGACTTGCAAACCGTGTGCCCGACGACGTTATTCGCGATCAACCACTTTTCGCCTGCCTGTTCACATCGTCGTTGACGCTCTCGTGGTCTTTGCAGATTGATATTCGAATTTTGGGAGATAGGTCTTCTGATCACTGACTATTTGCCACCGCCGCTCGTCTCTCGCCTTGTTGCCGCTCCAAGTGTAGCAGCAACCCCGCGTCAATCTCTTGGTGTCGGATTTCGCGCCTGCTTTCGAGCCTTTCACTGACAATGGGCCACGATTAAGTCTCCTTCGTCGCTACAGCACTGGACATCTTCGTCTGCCCAAATCAGTCCTCTCAACAAGGTCCTTTTATGAATGGGCAACCATTCTCCTTTACTCTTATCCGACAACCTGAATCTTCTATTTGCGCCTTGGGTTAGACGCGCTGGTGTTTAGATATTCTGTCGTATTCACTCACACTAATCAACCACTGGCTCACACCGTAACGACTTCTACTATCGCGATTTAACATTTGCGATAAGATCAGAGTTGCCACTTCTCAGAGCCACATCCCTTCGACACTGATTACAGCATCAGCGTTCTTTTTCTTACGTTTCGTCTGTTTTTACGACTTAGAATTTGGCACGTGTGACGACATAGTCTTTAGATATCCTCGAGATCCCATCTCTGGTAAGTCCATCTGCAGCGAATCTGGATGCTTTGATAAACATTCTGCTTCATTTATCGAGTCTTCATTCATAGACTTGTTTGCCCTGACTCTTGTTACATTCCCCAATATGGCTGAGGTGTCGTAGGGCCAATGAGCTTCTGTTCTTAAAAATATCATTCATTGTTCATCATGAGACCAGTCAGCTAATTAGTCATTTACAGTTTCGATTCTATTCATCCTTAAAGATATTTACAGCCTACATTTTATTTTAACCCCCAACTCTGTTTATTATCCGTGATCCGAAACACGACAGCTTGTGCTAGCTGGTTTACGTATCACAGATATAAGACTAAAACTCCCATCCACAGGGCATTATCAATCAGCAGCCTTGTAGATTTTAGATTGAAAGAAGCCAATTAGTGTCTTTCCTGGATAATGAGTTCTGGTCCGCTCAAGACAGGCCCGTCTTCCAGACTAGGCCAAGGATCTCATCCTACAGCCCCGGGTAACAACCAATCACTGCTCCTCGAGAAGCTGCACGCGAGGACATCTACACCAGATTCAGAAGCTCTTGCTAGTTCAGacgacgaaggcgagcaCCGATACGAGTccgcaacagcaacatcacATTCTGCGTCGCAACCTCCTAGACCTGTCCGACGACCTTCGTGGTTGAACGAGACTTCTCAAACCCTGGGCCGTCCCCGTAGGGGATCTATCGCTAGTAACTCGATGTCTCCAACTACTTCTCATCCCAGCACGCCCTCTGGGGAGACCGGTGGGGCGTGGGGATCTCACTCAGCTTCATCTGTGATGGGCCGGGGATCTGGCGCACCTGGCTTTTCATGGGGTACGGCTATCTGGAACACTGAACGCAAAGATCCTCCATCGAGGCTCAGCGAGGTTTTGCCTTCTCCCACGTCGACCATGCCCCCGGGCGGTGGCAATTCTTTCTTTAGCTCAGAGATGCAGACGTCTCCGGTCTCGCGCGATCCTGCGCCTAACTCGCAAATACCTTTCGCTATTCCGCTTCATCCCACTCCTAAAACATACCGGTCTCAATCATACTCTGTTGGGCAGCTGGATCCTGAGTCAACAGCCACTCCGCCTTCGATGAGCTCTTCCGCCATCATGGGTCGCGCTCGCTATCCCGCGCTTCAACATCGACCTTCTCGACCCAGCATGCTAAGCGAAATGGCCAACGACGGCTCGATGCTTGGAAAAGTCAAGGAAgtcgaggatgacgacgatgaaaGCCCAAGCGAATCGATGCAAAGTTCATTTCATCAATCGGATGCGAAAACAATTGAAATACTGGCTCGTGAAAACGCTATGCTgcgccagcagcagcagcaaacgCAGTATAACAATGCCCGTATTCGACCCCGCGCAGTCACTGGCTCCTCCTATCCTGCAAACGGCTACCCAATACGAGACACTGTTCCTGAGGAATCTGATTATGCtattgatgagcttgatgaagccaacGAATCTGGCGATATGTTGGCCAAACGGGCGCTGAGCAGGCGTATGAGCGAGTACGGAGCGGGGTCATTACGCTCTCCGTTTGAGAACAATCGCAAACCTGAAAACGCCAACCTCAAGAAAGCGCTCTGGTCAAGCTCACTTGGATTTTCTCCTTCTGATATCTCTCAAAGTAGGCGACATTCCTTTGCCAACATGCCTACTCGCCAAGGTTCTATCAGCTCTATTCCCGACGCGGCCGCACTAGAGCCTTCTGCACTCGATATGCAGCAATCTCAGGAGTACCCCCCCGGGTACCCCGACCCTGCCGCCTTTAGTGCTACTTCTCATGGTAAGTTAGGCGCAAAATTCATGTTCTTTGTTTGATGATTTGTTAACGCATGCAAACAGCAAGCCAGTACTTTGGCGTTGGCGGAGGTGCCAACATCGGAAATGCCTATCAGACTGGGTTTGCCAATCAATACGGATCTCCTTATGGATTGTCCACTACGTACGGGAACCGCGCACCATCTCCCCATCGTAATGTTTACAGCATTGCTCAGCCTCGTCACAACCAGCTTCTTCACATTGTGTTATTCAAGTGCGCTCGAGCTGACGTGTTCTACATCCAAGAGGGCACTGGTCTCAATGTCAAGCCAGGTGATCTGGTGATAGTCGAGGCTGATCGCGGCACTGACCTTGGCACCGTTGCTAAGGATAACGTTGACTGGCAGGCTGCTAAAGAACTCAAGGAGCACTATGCCGAAGAGCAGTACAAGTGGCTGATGATGTACTCACAAAATGCTGCCGTCGCGCAGGAGGGTTCTAGCGCAGGtcttcttgcctcctctACCGGTCTTCAGGGAAGCGCGGTTGGAGGCATGGGACCTCCGAGCCAGCACCATGCGCAGGAGCCCAACGCTGGCGAACTTCGACCCAAGCTCATTAAGCGTCTTGCCCAGAACCACGAGATCCAAGCCCTGCGGGACAAGGAAGGTCAAGAGGCGAAGGCGAAGCGTGTTTGCATGCAAAAGGTCAAGGAGCACGCTCTCAATATGGAGATTCTCGACGCCGAGTTCCAGATGTGAGTATATTTACCACTTATCAGCAGGATCTGACTAACCTCTCTGCTAGGGattggaagaagttgacCTTCTATTACTTTGCCGATTCGTATATCAACTTCAACTCTCTCGTTACCGACTTGTTCAAGATCTACAAGACTCGAATCTGGATGTCTGCTATCAACCCAGCCTCATTCGCTAGCCCAACTCTTGGTATTCAGGCTCCTAGTGGCATCGGCCCTGGAGCAGTGAACGCAAACCGTGGTGCGGGCGGTAATGACAGACGCCAGAACCAGCAGGTCCAAGAACCCCACCAAGCGTCTGCTTTTACCGGTGGAGCCAGAGATGGCCGCGGATTCCGCCCTGCTCCAACCTTCAACCAGCCATTTGGCAATGAGGGCCGCCTCGCACAGCCATCTGGGTACCCTCCTTCCAACTACCCTTACGGGCAGTTCGCCAACCCTTATAGCAATCCTCGCAGCAATGTTGGCTACGGTGCTGGTTCTGGTGCTATGCCGGGCGCTATGGAGGGCTACCCCGTTGGAGTTCCCCAGCTTGGAGAATACACGTCGATGCGCCAGCGGTTCCCCAACCCACAGTCTGGTCCCAGCCCGGCGCCTCACTCTCAAGCCACTTCACCTCTGGCTCCCCAGAATGACTGGGTTGGATCTTTCCAGGGCTTGTCTCTCAACACTCATTAATGCGTGTTATCACATACGTTTGGCGACCATGAGAAGTTCATCTCAGTACACTCGTTTACGTTCAGGCAGGCACAGCAGACTTCGTTTCATGAGAGAAACTGCTGGCATTAGTTGATGGAGTTGAGGATGTGGACTGACATATACAGAACCAGCCCTCGTTGGGCTTTCGGTGCGGTTATGTGATTGTGTTTTTTCGTTTTTCGATCTTCATTCTTTTATAATGGTTCGCCGTTTCGTCTAcatctttttttttttttttggcgtTAGCCGGCAATTCTCATTCGACACTCGAGTATTAAGAGATTGTTCAATAGCTGCTTTTCGAATTCCATATCGCCAACGCTTTGTTCAGGATCCATGATCCAACGGCCGATTTCACGACAACGGGGAGTAGGGAGGGAAGACAAGATGGCATTCGATGGCATGGATTTTTCTTTTACAGGCTGAGATTATAGACAGAAAGACCCGAGGACTTCGCATCTAACACTGTAACTAATACGCAGTCAAAAAAGGGGCACATTTGGGAGATATAGCCGGAATCATGTATGACAAAGACTTGATTTACTCATTTGCTTATTCGTGCAGGTAATTGGTTTTGTTTCTAAGGGGTTCTTTGGCTCGAGGCACGAAAATGAGATTATGTGATAGATTAAATTTGAGCTCAGGGTTTGCTTATACGTTATCTCAACGTGAACTAAAGCGAAGCTAGAGATTCATGGAATAATACTGAGAGAATAACTTCGATTGGCGGTTGAAGCAGATCCGGATTCTTGCCATATTGAGAAGCACCCAAAGCGCCTTCCCACTCCTGCAACAAGGATTGCACCTGTACCTTCCTCTCCACGCATGCTCGGATGCTTCCCACACTAAGTTCCTTGGCTCGTAGCCAGAGAAGACGCCTCTGAATGAGCCGGAACTCTTGAACATTCATTCCACCCACCTTGTCACCTCTCAACAGAAGCAATCCATCATCATATCATGCCCCCGCGAGCACGGAAGAGAAAAGCATCTGCTACGGGTGAGTTGCGATACGATCACGAGTTCACCTACAGAAGCTAAAAGCACATGAGAGAGCAACGGTACCGAAGATGCACCTCCCAGGAAGACAACCAGGGCTCCAAGGAAATCAGGTGCGAGGGGAACAAATCAACGCAGAGACAAGAATTTCATGCGCGCAACAAACGCTTCTTCCAACAAGAGGCGAAAGGTCTTCTCTGCTGAAGCCAAGAGCCAGATCAAGAAACACGGTGCCGACTTTGTGAAGTTCATCAATAAGGAGACCAATACACGGATGTATGTAACTTCCGGCACTTCGCTCGATCCAATTTTCTAATACCAACAGTCCTCGAATTAGCGTCGATATATTTAAGAAAGATATCTCTCCAGATCTTGCAGGCGTTCTTCCCTGGATGAGTTCTTCGTCGGCTCTCCAGAGACAGGGCACCCAAACTTACCCGAGGATGATTCTCAAAGCACTCGACAATTTACAGCGTGACGTCAGGACTTACGAAGACCTGGTCAAACAAGACAACAAGATCCGACCACCTGACTGGATGCGCTGGCAACAAGATACCAAAGACCTGGAGGAGATGAGCAAGCACGGTCTtgcgatggcttcaaagaTGATCAATCATTTTATTATGCCTGATTTACACGAACTTCCTCCCAAGCCTTCTGAGGGCGCCGGCGGAGTTGAGCATGTAGCATGGGATCTGATTGAGGAGGTTCTACCAAAGATGTCTGATGATATATGGGGAAAGATTGCGCAGGGTCATCTGAAGGCGTTTACTGAGGTCTTGAAAGCACTAtcagctgaagatgaagagtgAGTGATTTTACTACATTGATGATCAATTGTAATGGCTTGGGAGAGATCATATGAAAACCTTACTTATATCTGGGAGTGCAGCACCAAAGACATGAAACGAATTGAGTAGTATTACACAGTTTTATGAAGACATGTCTTCAATTACTGTAAATCTGCCTACCAATTGCCGATGACTTACCCCTGTCACCACCAAACCTTTAGTCGTTGCAGATCGAAGGCACGTGACCATGCACAGACCACATCGAGATGGTCCGTTTCGGGGCAGCCCTCGCTGACTCAGCTGCAAAAAGTGCGAGGGCTAGCGCATCGCTTAACCCACAGGCCACAATTTTCCCACGGAAAGTTGGATATCGGTGgttctttctcttttctgaAAATCTTCGACCTCCTACTAACCACCAGGACCTCGACCAAGCCGGTATGTGAAAATCCCCCTCCTCCAgactctccttcttcttctcctctttgcAAGCctttgtttttctttattcTTCTCTCGCTAACCTCTGTCGTCTCTGCCATAAACAGCCAAGATGGGTGCCCTCAAGTACGTCGAAGAGcttcagaagaagaagcagtcGGATGTCGTTGCCTTCCTCCTCCGAGTTCGCTGCTGGGAAGTACGTTAAACCACCAAGAATATGCACAAGCACAAACATCAATTCCCCATGTGGACGGCGGATTCAACCTGCTCTCGCTCTCTTGTTCTCCTCTCGAATTGTCCGAAGCGGTCGAATTTTTTGTGGGAGTTTTGAATGCTCCGCACTGGGAAGAAAATTCTCAACGACGAAGTCAACACACAAACTGTGTACGCTTGGACACCGATGAGAGAGAACCCGAGACGAAGCAGGCTGTTTATTAGCCGCCGTCTGTGCTATACACTCGTTGAACATTTGCTGAGAGTGCATCAATATAGCTCCGTCAATTGAACGTCATCCACCGCGCCTCTCGCCCCTCCCGTCTGGACAAGGCTCGCCGTCTCGGATACAAGGCCAAGCAGGGCTATGTTATCTACCGTGTCCGTGTCCGCCGTGGTGGCCGCAAGCGCCCTGCTCCTAAGGGTGCCACCTATGGTAGGTTTTCCCTCTCGAGAACAGAGGGATGTCAGTGTCTAACACAGGCCCAACAGGCAAGCCCACCAACCAGGGTATCAACCAGCTGAAGTACCAGCGATCCCTCAAGGCTACCGCTGAGGAGCGTGTCGGCCGCCGCTGCGCTAACCTCCGAGTCCTCAACTCCTACTGGATCAACCAGGACTCTACCTACAAGTACTACGAGGTCATCCTCGTCGACCCTCAGCACAAGGCCATCCGCATCGACCCCCGCATCAACTGGATCGTCAACCCCGTCCACAAGCACCGCGAGTCTCGTGGTCTCACCGCCACCGGCAAGAAGTCCCGTGGTCTCAACAAGGGCCACCGCTACAACAAGACCCAGGCTGGCCGCAGAAAGACCTGGAAGCGCCACAACACCCTGTCCCTGTGGCGATACCGATAAACAGCTCGCCCCCTGCTTCGGGAGGAGCTGGCTTTGTTATTCGCAACGCGGCTGTTCGGTTGTACATGCGATTTGGGAGGGTCTGGTTTTGGCACTGCATGCTTGGACTCTGGGGAGTCGGGAACCTTATTTGGTAGCACAAAAAATGGAATCAAAAGCAATTCCAATTTCATGATCAAGATTAAGAATATGGTTTCCCGAATTTTGCCTACCGATTTGTGATTGGTGCTGTGCCGTGATTCATGAGAGATGTTTACAAGCCAATGCGTCTATGAAACATTGGCTGAAGTGATTTCTAACAGCGTTGACATTTTCAGGGCTGTTTTGCTATCAAAAGGCTAAACATTTTTCTACCCTACAAACTTTTAAGATTCTCGAGCCTCGTACTGTAGTGCTACTGGATTAAACAAGTCCACTAAATTTGCAGTCTTTTCAGTCGGGAAATTGCCCGGAAAATTCAGTGGGCTCTTCTGACTATGATGTGGCGTTGATATTGTGGCTTGTCCAGCCAATCCAATTAAGCGCGTGATGTATGTAACCGCGTCAATCTTATTCACTTAACGCGTGAAGTGCAACCTCAATTATCTTGATAGAAATCAACTGAACCAGAGCAAACAGAGGACAAAATTGTTTATAAGGGCAAAGACTTATTTTTGCCATAGAGTTTGACGTTGAATCCACAAGAAAGAGATATACACTTTTgctgtcaacaccaagccaaCCCCTTCATTCACTTCTTCACACTCACTTACACCCTCACTTTCACTTCActctcactcactcacaACCATCCATGTCTCTTCAGCCGTCCTCATGACAGACCTCCTCCAAATCCTGCCCTCCTTTCCTCTCCGCCCTTTTGCAGCTCTAATACCAACAATTGAGCAACAGGCTCTCACAACAACAGATCTTCTCACCCTTCATCCCGCAGACATAGCAAAGCAGACACGCCTCCCTATCCTCGATCTCAAGCGTCTCATAGCTGCTATACAAGCGTCTCTCTCTGACGATCTCAGCCCACAGCAGCCTCTACTTCAACCGGCTGAAGAACCCAAAGTCATCAGTACTCTTGATGAGGGTCTGGATGCTGCATTAGGAGGTGGCGTGCCTGTTGGTGTGATAACGGAAATCACTGGTGAGAGCGGTGCTGGAAAGACTCAAGCTCTTCTATCACTATGCCTTGCTGTTCAACTTCCTCCGCCTCATGGCCTGGGCCGTGAAGCTCTCTACATCTCAACTGAGGCAGCTCTCGCCACAAGCCGTCTTGCACAGATGCTCAACTCAAACCCCATTCTACAACAATACGGTGACCCTGAAACTCGCCCTTCTCTTGATGCTATCCACAGCGCAGTCACGCCTGATCTAGAAACACAAGATCACATCCTTGACTTTCAAGTTCCCGTTCTTCTGTCCCGTCACAAAATTGGTCTCATCATTCTCGACTCAGTGGCCGCCAACTATCGTGCTGAGTTTGAGCGTCAGGGTTCTCACGGCTCTAATATGGCCGCTCGAAGTGCTGAACTCGTTCGTCTCGGTGCTCTTCTGCGCGATCTAGCTCGACGGCATAATCTCGCTGTTGTCGTAGCCAATCAAGTCGCTGATCGCTTCGCATCCAGCTCTACACCACGACATGCACCTCCTAGAAGCAGTGGCGTCGCTTATGAGAGTCCCCTCGCTTCAAGGAGTatgcctcctccttcatctaCAAACCTCCCTGGCACgccctcatcatcattacCCTTTGCCTTACAAGATCCCGATGGTCCTCCGCCTCCGCCCGCCCTAATGCTTGATCATCAACAGCGTTGGTTCACAGGCTGGGGTGATGATCCTCACGCTTCTTATTCACTCAAGACCCCAAGTTTGGGCCTCGTGTGGTCAACGCAGATTGCTTGTCGTATTGCACTCTTCAAGCGTCCTGTCTATGGCCGTATAAGACAGGCTGCGCCAGTAACAGCAGAGGACGACTCTGACTTGGCAGCACCCACACTCAGAGGATGGCGAAGATGGATGAAAGTTGTATTTGCGCCTCATGCGCCTCAAACGGGTCAAGGCTTAGACGGGGCGGTCGAGTTCGAAGTTACTATGGGAGGATTAAAATCAATTAAGATTCAAAAGGCGAAGAAGCAATAACGAGCGTGGAAGCAAGGGCGTATATAAAGTTGTGTATCGGCCATTGGCAAAAGTTGTATTATCAAAGTCACGACAGGCTAAAACTCATTGTAGATATGCGCATAGATAGAAACCTGAAGCAACCAAAATAATACCTCTAGACTACCTAACCGCCTCATAAATGACTATGCTATATGTAAGGTATACAAGTTCCAAAACTCCATTCTATGCATATCCATCATGTAACCCTAATTACCTGGGGTGGGGAAACTCGTCATCCATCTGGAGTCGCACTCCAACATTCATGCTGATGAGCTCCTGTACAAGCAGCTTCGCTGCATACGGCATCGTCATCTTGGTAACTTCCCTTGTACTCTTGCATGTGTGGCAGTAACCCTTGTATCCGAACAGACCACACTGCTGGCAAATATCAATCTCAGTACCATCCGAGCTGATCATGAGTCGctccagaagaagctgggAAGCACCGTAGGCGATCAAACAATCGCGTTCCATTTCTCCCAGGCGCAGACCACCATCTCGTGAACGACCTTCTGTAGGTTGGCGAGTGAGGATGGCTCGGGGACCTCGAGATCGAGAGTGCATCTTGTCTTGCACCATGTGCTTGAGTCGCTGGTAGTAGATAGGTCCGTTGAAGACATATGCCTCCAGTGGCTCTCCAGTAATACCCGATGTGAAGTAGTCCTTGCCCTCCCATGAGAAGCCATGGTCTACAAGCACCTGACTCATCTCCTCCAATGGATGAGAACGGAAAGCATCTCCAAAGCCATAGTCAGGACGACCGTGGACGATAGAAGCCTTGCCCGTTAGACACTCGAGTAGTTTGCCGACTGTCATTCGAGAAGGGAAACCGTGGGGGTTCATGATAATGTCGGGGCTCAATCCACTGTCAGAGAAAGGCAAGTCCTCTTGTTCAACAATAATACCAACGACACCCTTCTGACCGTGACGAGACGAGAACTTGTCACCCAATTCGGGGCGTCGAGTTTGTCTTGTCTGCACCTTGATTACTGTGGTATCCTTCTCTGTCTGAGAAATCATGACCTTGTCGATATATGCGGGATCTGCGATTCGGTACGAAACTGATGAGTCGCGGAACTCGGCAGGTCCACGGTCCAGTCCGATGCCAGTGCTTGTCTGGTCAAGCGGTGtctccttcttgaccataGCCTCGCCACTATTTACCTTATAACCAACGATTGCAAGACCATCGTCATCCAAGGCCTCGTGCTTAGCGATTCGGCGCTTAATCTTGCCATCGCCCTCATTCTCAGGGTCTCCGATACGTTCTCTGCGTCCGTTGGGGTACTTCTGCAGTTCCGTCGTGTACTTTCTGAAAACCTGACAACGACCAAATCCTCTGTCGATCGATGCTTTGTTCAGAACCAAAGCATCTTCAATATCGTATCCTGAGTATGACATAACAACCACGGTGGCGTTTTGTCCTGCAGGAAGCTTGTCGTAACCGATAAGTTGAATGGTCTTTGAAATAACCATGGGCCGTTGGGGGTATACGAGTGTATACAGAAGAGTATCAATACGGTTGAACTGGTTGTATGCGATTGCACCAATGGCTTGTTTACCCATAGCACATTGGTAAGTGTTACGAGGAGATTGGTTGTGGTGGGGGAAGGGAATCAATCCTGCGACAGCTCCCAGGACTGTAAAGGGTTCGATTTCCAAGTGAGTGGTACTCTGTGTCACTTGGTCCTCATAAATGGTGATGAGGGCATCGTTCTCCTCATTGACATCGAGATACTCCACAATTCCACGGTTCAGAAAGTCGTCAAATGTCGCTTTGCCCATCTGAAGTAATCGCAGATGCTCAGGCTTGAGCTTCTGCTTACCATTCTTAACGATGATGTAAGGTCGACAAATACGGCCTTCATCGGTGGCAATATGCACGGCGTTGAAGTGtgtgttgatgttgatgccaaCAAAAGGGGAGATCCAACCTCTCCGTCGCATAGTTCTAAACTTTTGCGCAAATCGCTTTGGGTATCGAGTTAATGCGAACGGAGTACCGTTGATATGAATAATGTAGCTTCCTTCACGGTGCATCTCAGCACCCGAGAAATTGCGGATAGGTTCAACACCAGCATCTAGTGTAAAGATCCACCGTTTAACAggctcttcatcaacgttgGTAGTAATATGGGTCATCAAAGCCAAGTTCTTCACCAGACCACATGCTTCACCTTCAGGTGTATCTGAAGTACAAAGCATACCCCACTGCGATGGTTGAAGTGCACGAGGACCAGACACCTTTCGGGTCTTTTCGAACTGACTGCTTATTCTGGTCATCATACCAAGAGCGGCGATATAACTCAGCCGACTGAGAACGTGAGTGACTCCTGCTCGGTTCATATTAAAGCGTTTGACAGTCCAATTTCCAGTCTGAATGGCTCGGTTGATTCCATATCCAATGTTGTTGGCGTGGTTGCTAATCATGTGAACCGCGTCGAGAGGGACTGCCCTGTTGTTTTTCTTCAGGAACTTGTCGATCGACATCTTGACTCCAGATGTGAACTGCTTGAATAAATCTTCAAACAAAAGTGAGAGAAGTTGACCAGCCAGCTCAAGTCGTTTGTTTCCCACGAAATCTCTGTCGTCAACCAACTTGGGGTTGTGGGCGGCAATGAGAACCCTTCGAGTCATCTGAGCCACATAGATGGCCTTGGGGTAGAAATCCAGTCCCTCAATGGGCACATGGGCAATGACCAGGTTGGCCAAGGCATCGAGGCCTTCTTCGACGTGGTTACGGCGCACTTGAGGACCGAATGTGCCTCTACGGGAACCCATCTTTACCTTTGCTCCGATATACTCCAGCGCTTGGTGCTGAGTGAAAACGCCCGCCTTTGTCGCCTCGTCAAAGTTTACCAGGAATTCATCTTGGTATCTTCCATCTGATCCAGCAACAAGCTGCATAATTTCCATGTCTGACAATCCTCCCAGAGCCTTCAGGATGATTACGATCGGGATACCTTCCACCAGCACGTTGTGTGTCAAGAGAATTCTGTCCTTCTTCAGAGTAACGTACGTCTTCGACTTCCGTTCGTGTGTGGAACTGGTGACCGATGCTGAAATAATGTTGTTCTTCTCGTCGGCTTCAACAATGATACGGTTCTTGCTCAGTTGCTCCTGAATCAAAATGACCTTCTCGGTACCACCAATAATAAAGTAACCGCCAGGGTCGAGTGGGCATTCGttcatctcctccatctGCGTATTGTTGGCTCCGGCGAGACGACACTTGGAGCTCTTGAGCATGACTGGCATGCGTCCAAGAGGCAC of Fusarium oxysporum Fo47 chromosome I, complete sequence contains these proteins:
- a CDS encoding uncharacterized protein (expressed protein), with protein sequence MRATNASSNKRRKVFSAEAKSQIKKHGADFVKFINKETNTRIPRISVDIFKKDISPDLAGVLPWMSSSSALQRQGTQTYPRMILKALDNLQRDVRTYEDLVKQDNKIRPPDWMRWQQDTKDLEEMSKHGLAMASKMINHFIMPDLHELPPKPSEGAGGVEHVAWDLIEEVLPKMSDDIWGKIAQGHLKAFTEVLKALSAEDEE
- a CDS encoding ribosomal protein L15e — encoded protein: MGALKYVEELQKKKQSDVVAFLLRVRCWELRQLNVIHRASRPSRLDKARRLGYKAKQGYVIYRVRVRRGGRKRPAPKGATYGKPTNQGINQLKYQRSLKATAEERVGRRCANLRVLNSYWINQDSTYKYYEVILVDPQHKAIRIDPRINWIVNPVHKHRESRGLTATGKKSRGLNKGHRYNKTQAGRRKTWKRHNTLSLWRYR
- a CDS encoding P-loop containing nucleoside triphosphate hydrolase protein; the encoded protein is MTDLLQILPSFPLRPFAALIPTIEQQALTTTDLLTLHPADIAKQTRLPILDLKRLIAAIQASLSDDLSPQQPLLQPAEEPKVISTLDEGLDAALGGGVPVGVITEITGESGAGKTQALLSLCLAVQLPPPHGLGREALYISTEAALATSRLAQMLNSNPILQQYGDPETRPSLDAIHSAVTPDLETQDHILDFQVPVLLSRHKIGLIILDSVAANYRAEFERQGSHGSNMAARSAELVRLGALLRDLARRHNLAVVVANQVADRFASSSTPRHAPPRSSGVAYESPLASRSMPPPSSTNLPGTPSSSLPFALQDPDGPPPPPALMLDHQQRWFTGWGDDPHASYSLKTPSLGLVWSTQIACRIALFKRPVYGRIRQAAPVTAEDDSDLAAPTLRGWRRWMKVVFAPHAPQTGQGLDGAVEFEVTMGGLKSIKIQKAKKQ